A window of Sphingobacterium kitahiroshimense genomic DNA:
TTGGCTCGATGAGGATGAATTTGTAAGACAACTGTTGCTCGATCAGCCTGATATTCCCCAATATTTCCCTTATAATGTAGAACTCAATAAATTAGGGGCGAATGAGTTGCATAAAGCATTGTCAGCTGTTCCAATACTTGACAATAATTATTGGGAAGAAAGTGCGCTTTTTATTGATACTCGTCCTTCTTCAGCTTTTAGAATAGCGCACAGGAAGGGAGCACTAAATATTCCAGATGCTGATAAATTCGAGACTTGGTTAGGCACTTTAATTGCCCCTCGCCAGGGATTCTATGTTGTGGTTTCAGAGGTGTCAAAAATCAAGCCTATGCTACTGAAAACCGCAAAGATCGGATATGAAGTATTTGTTAAGGGTATATTTGTCTATAATCAAAACAGCGCAGATTTAAGTATAGATGATTTTGATTCGGACCTCCTTAGGGCTAATCAAGACCGATATACCATTATTGATGTTAGAACTGAAAAAGAAGCAAAGGATAAATATTTCGATAAGGTGATTAATATTCCACTTTCCGAGTTAACGGAGCGTTTGCAAGAGATTCCTGATGGAAAAACGGTACTTGTACACTGTGCTTCTGGCTATCGCTCAGGAATAGCGGCAAGTTTAATTTTGCGTTTACGACCTGAGCTAAATATTATGGATATTTCCAATGCGATTACTAAATTTTAACATTATCTTCGATTATGTCTAAAGCATATGATGTTATTATAGTCGGTTCAGGACCTAATGGAATTGCCGCAGGTATTACATTACAGAAAGCAGGATTGTCTACGCTCATCATTGAAGGTCGTGATACTGTTGGAGGAGGCATGCGTACGGCCGATTTGATTGAACCGGGATATCGACATGATATCTGTTCTGCTATCCATCCAATGGCTTTGGCTTCTCCGTTTTTTACCGCTTTGGATTTGAGTGCGCACGGACTGGAATTTATTTTTACTAATTACCAGGCTGCTCATCCCTTTGATGATGGTTCTTCGGCATTTTTAAGTCGCTCTATTTCAGAAACTGCCGAGGGATTAGGTTTGGACAGAAAGGTGTACCGCGATTTGATTGACCCTATTGTTTCCGAGTGGGATTATATCGCTTCTGCAACAATGGGTCCTTTTGAATTTCCGAAACGCCCCCTTCTATTGGCTAAATTTGGACTGCAGGCTTTAAAACCAGCGGCTACAATGGTCAATAAATTCAAGGAAACTCATACAAGAGGATTATGGGCAGGTATGTCTGCGCATGCCATTCAGCCATTTACGAATATAGCTTCTTCAGCAATAGGGTTGATATTAAGTGCTGTTGGACATAAATATGGATGGCCTATTCCTAAGGGCGGATCACAGGCTATTGCCGATGCATTAGTTTCCTTGTACACTTCCTTAGGAGGCGAATTAAAACTTAATTATTTTGTAAAAAATATTGATGAGCTGGCACCGTATAATACCGTTATGTTTGACCTAACACCGAAGCAGATCTTAAAAATAGCAGGACATAGATTGTCAGCTGCCTACAAAAAAAAGCTAGAATCTTATCGTTACGGCATGGGGGTTTTTAAAATGGATTTTATTATTGATGGAGAAATTCCGTTTTTAGATGAGCGATGTGGAGATGCTGCTACTGTTCACTTAGGTAATACTTATGAAGAAATAGCTGCTGCTGAATCACTGACATCAAAAGGCGGATATCCCGAAAAACCATTTGTAATGCTCGCTCAGCAAAGTAAATTCGATAACAGCCGAGCACCTGCCGGTAAAAATGCTGTTTGGGCTTACTGTCATGTACCTAATGGTTCGACCAGAGATGTTTCGGTTGCAGTTGAAAATCAGATTGAACGCTTTGCACCGGGATTCAAAGAACGAATCACTGCAAAAAGTACAATGAATACAGCACAATTGGAAGCCTACAACCCAAACTATATTGGAGGAGATATTAATGGTGGTATTATAGATATCCGGCAATTATTTACCAGACCAACGGTACAGTTAAGACCCTATAGAACATCCAATCAACAGATTTATATTTGTTCATCTTCTACTCCTCCAGGGGGAGGAGTACACGGTATGTGTGGTTATCATGCCGCTAAAACAGTACTAAAAGATCGCTTCAATATTTTATTATAAAGGTATTTTTGTATGATGTTGTACATCATTGCGAAAATCGTAATTAAGTGCATCACTTCATGATTTAATAGAATGGCTCATTAATCGTTATTATTATAGTTACTTTTCATTTTGAAAGCTAGATTTTTATTGTGTTTAACTCAGACATCTATACTTATTAATTCATCTGCGTAGATATCTTTGTGATGGATTTTTAATTTACCAGGTGTTTTTATATATATAAAGAAAAAATGTTCATTATCTAATTGATTATTGTAATAACTGAAAGTGTTGGTAAAACTTGGACTTTAAATTCGATATTACGTTCTACTAAATTACTTGCCAAGTACTACGATCTTGATTTCATTACCTGGTTCGAGACCACTAATACCTCCTCCAGTGTATTTGACTGTGTATTTTCCCGGTTTTATGGAATAGTTTTTTGCTAGATTAAATACAGTACTCACGCTATCATGAGGAGGTACTTGAATATAACTTTCCTCAGGAGGCGGCATCATCCGTTTGGCCATAGGGCCTGTAAATCCGGCTTCGTTCCCTTGAACATCTATAATTTCCATGTATTTACCTAAAAAGGGTTCAAAAGGTGTTTCCCATTTACAAAAATGCTGCATCGTATCTGAGTGGTTTGCCACAGTGAAGGATAATATCACAGAATCGGTGGTTAAATTGTTAGAATAGGCTCTCAAATGTGTTGCCAGTTTGGGAATTACTGTAAGAGTTTGTTTTGTTTTACTTGCAGAGCTTACTGTTTTTTGATTTCGGCAACCTGTAAACATTATAATTCCTACACCAATTATTAAAGAGAATTGACGAAGCATATTTTTGAGCTTTGGTAGTTTATTTGAATGAAATTTCCGATACTTCTATTAATTCAGGACCACCCTCAATTGGATAACCTAAAACTTTTTTACCTTTTAGAGTGACTGATTTATTAACAAAGTCATCTAACTTGACGCGAGAGCTTTGCAATGCATAGGTTTTATTTTCCGAATTTATCTTATGTGTTCCATATTGAAAAGTAGTCATTCCTAGCGGAGTTATTTCTCCTGTTAGAACTATTGTACTCATACCACCAGTCTTTTTCATTGTGCAACCTGAAAGTAAGCCTACGAGCATGGATAATATCACGATCTTTTTCATACTTAAATAAACGCAGAAAAACGAAGTAATGCTACAATTTCAATAATTAAAATGTTGAGGTCTAATACTGGAAAAATTCTATTATAATCTTTCTATGATTACTATTTATAAATCGTTATTCATTAATAATTTCTCCGATTTAAAGTTTTATAAGGTATTCATTTTAGTAATTCTTTATGAATGATTTAGAATATTATTGATTCTTCAAAACAACGTTTTCGTGATTTATGCAATCGTTTGTTTCGTGCTTTTATTTTGTCAAATTTAAATAAAGAATCACTTTTATAGTAAACTAGAAGGTAACCAAAACCTATTATAGTTGTGAAATATTATAAACTTAAATTAAATTATCGATGAGAAAATTATGTTTTTATGCGTTTGTATTATCCTTGTTTAGTTATCTATCCTCATGCAAAGTATCTGAGGGATGGGAACCTGTCATTTCTGATCCAGAACCACAAGGTTTAGCTATTGCAGATTCGGTCCAGCTTTTTAAAGTTACTCCATCAGCGGCGACGGTAGCAGATCGATTACAGTTCCGTGCCAATCACAACGATATGCAGGTCACAGGTTATTATGCAGCTCCAAACAGTACGATCACTGTAAATGTTCATGTAATTAATGGTAATACAGCGGCTCGACTTGCCATAGGTACTCCTTTTAGAGATAACATAAGACCTGTAAGGCAGTATTTCAATCTCACTTCCGGTCAGCAGACATTTACGGTTGATGAGTATGGTGGTTTGGTTTATTTAATCTATACAGCTAATAATTATACAACAACTGGGGAAATCGAGATTTCCTTTGATCAAGGATTTATTCCTGTTCCTTTCTTTCAGAAGGGTAAGACTACACATCAACAGTGGATAAGAACGCTCGATTCTTTAAAGAATAATGTGCCAGATGTTGTGTTTTCATCAGACCGAACAGTTTTAGTCGCAAATATGGACGAGGCTTTATTATTTAAAAATGAAGATCAGCAGCTTATTGTCAATCGCTTAGATTCTATTATTAATTTTTCCAACTACATCAGTGGTTTAAGTGGTACAAGCGGACTTCATGCAATACCAGATAATAAACACCTGATTACTGTAAGAGATTCGGCGTCGGGCGGCTATATGGCCGCTGGTATTTCTATTTATTATACAGAAGGACTATCTTATCGTATGTTACAACCAAAATATCTTTCCAATACGAATGGCTGGGGTATTTGGCATGAAGTTGGGCATACTTATCAACAAAAGGGATGGACCTGGGGTGGATTAACGGAAACAACGGTCAATGTTTACTCCTTGGCTTCTGAAAGAGGGTTTGGCCTTCCAATAAGTCGAATTACAGCTAATAACTTATGGCCGAAGCTAAGTAACTATTTTCTCAAACCTTTATCTGAACGAAATTATAATTCTGGAGACAATGATCTCAAACTTATTATGTTCTATCAGTTACAATTGGCATTCGGAGATAATCTATATATTCA
This region includes:
- a CDS encoding phytoene desaturase family protein: MSKAYDVIIVGSGPNGIAAGITLQKAGLSTLIIEGRDTVGGGMRTADLIEPGYRHDICSAIHPMALASPFFTALDLSAHGLEFIFTNYQAAHPFDDGSSAFLSRSISETAEGLGLDRKVYRDLIDPIVSEWDYIASATMGPFEFPKRPLLLAKFGLQALKPAATMVNKFKETHTRGLWAGMSAHAIQPFTNIASSAIGLILSAVGHKYGWPIPKGGSQAIADALVSLYTSLGGELKLNYFVKNIDELAPYNTVMFDLTPKQILKIAGHRLSAAYKKKLESYRYGMGVFKMDFIIDGEIPFLDERCGDAATVHLGNTYEEIAAAESLTSKGGYPEKPFVMLAQQSKFDNSRAPAGKNAVWAYCHVPNGSTRDVSVAVENQIERFAPGFKERITAKSTMNTAQLEAYNPNYIGGDINGGIIDIRQLFTRPTVQLRPYRTSNQQIYICSSSTPPGGGVHGMCGYHAAKTVLKDRFNILL
- a CDS encoding M60 family metallopeptidase, with translation MRKLCFYAFVLSLFSYLSSCKVSEGWEPVISDPEPQGLAIADSVQLFKVTPSAATVADRLQFRANHNDMQVTGYYAAPNSTITVNVHVINGNTAARLAIGTPFRDNIRPVRQYFNLTSGQQTFTVDEYGGLVYLIYTANNYTTTGEIEISFDQGFIPVPFFQKGKTTHQQWIRTLDSLKNNVPDVVFSSDRTVLVANMDEALLFKNEDQQLIVNRLDSIINFSNYISGLSGTSGLHAIPDNKHLITVRDSASGGYMAAGISIYYTEGLSYRMLQPKYLSNTNGWGIWHEVGHTYQQKGWTWGGLTETTVNVYSLASERGFGLPISRITANNLWPKLSNYFLKPLSERNYNSGDNDLKLIMFYQLQLAFGDNLYIQLSRINREERPNVSSDEDKMRYFMLTTCKITQKDLSDFFRKWGLKVNESVYTEIANLQLPIPAQDLTSLKD